Proteins from a single region of Erythrobacter sp.:
- a CDS encoding EAL domain-containing protein codes for MEQGRTSLRGSARGAFPGVRPGVLEADLLRALDRREIEVLFQPQFACASGAVTGAEALARWRHPTLGEIGARDLFAIAERAALVAPLSRHVVARALEDASHWPHNLTLSLNITPEELGDPRFAADFAALIGQSTIAPQRLMLEITEDLLLRNLAQAASALKALRGLGFRTALDDFGAGFCNFRYLRELPLDALKLDKVMVEGVPGDPTALAVFRAIVQLGKALGLAIYAEGIETEIQRAAITAEACDYWQGFLRAQPMPSDAVLALARTARGMGHG; via the coding sequence ATGGAGCAGGGCCGGACATCTTTGCGCGGATCGGCGCGCGGCGCCTTTCCCGGCGTTCGCCCCGGCGTGCTGGAGGCCGATCTGCTGCGCGCGCTCGACCGGCGCGAGATCGAAGTGCTGTTCCAGCCGCAATTCGCCTGCGCCTCGGGCGCAGTGACAGGAGCCGAAGCGCTGGCCCGCTGGCGCCACCCGACGCTTGGCGAAATCGGCGCACGCGATCTGTTCGCGATTGCCGAGCGGGCTGCGCTGGTCGCCCCGCTGTCGCGCCATGTGGTGGCCCGCGCGCTGGAGGATGCGAGCCACTGGCCGCACAACCTCACCCTGTCGCTCAACATCACGCCCGAAGAACTGGGCGACCCGCGCTTCGCCGCCGATTTCGCCGCGCTGATCGGGCAGTCCACCATCGCTCCGCAGCGGCTGATGCTGGAGATCACCGAGGATCTGCTGCTCAGGAACCTCGCCCAGGCAGCGAGCGCATTGAAGGCCCTGCGCGGACTCGGCTTCCGCACGGCCCTCGATGATTTCGGCGCGGGGTTCTGCAATTTCCGCTATTTGCGCGAGCTTCCGCTGGATGCGTTGAAGCTCGACAAGGTGATGGTCGAGGGCGTGCCGGGCGATCCCACCGCGCTCGCGGTGTTCCGCGCGATCGTGCAGCTCGGCAAGGCGCTGGGCCTTGCGATCTATGCCGAGGGGATCGAGACCGAAATCCAGCGCGCTGCGATCACAGCCGAGGCTTGCGACTACTGGCAAGGCTTCCTGCGCGCCCAGCCGATGCCGAGCGATGCCGTGCTGGCGCTGGCCCGCACGGCGCGGGGCATGGGGCACGGGTAG
- a CDS encoding TrkH family potassium uptake protein produces the protein MKLFHNPIRLVPSLFLLAIAIGTALLSLPIATADGVRAPFLTALFTATSAVAVTGLVVVDTGSYWSPFGQVAILLMFQIGGLGIMTAATLFGIIAGRSFGLHERLATQVERGRLERGDALSVLKLVIGVTLAVEAAVALVLAIRMAAAYDMGLGMALWNGVFHAVSAFNNAGFSTHADSVMGYQSDPLILIPIMVAITLGAIGFPVMQDLRDKRFDWRRWSLHSKVTIYGSAALLVLGFVAILAMEWNNAQTLGPMALGDKALNAAFHSVMPRTAGFNSLDVGAFRESTLMVNYLLMFIGGGSAGTAGGIKVTTFIVLFAIVLAEVFGRRDVGLFGRRFGHEVERQALTVTVLAASLVFAATTYIVSITTLPLAEVLFECISAFATVGMSTGITADLPPSAQVVIAALMFIGRVGMITFATALAIGSHPQLYRYPKENLIVG, from the coding sequence GTGAAGCTCTTCCACAATCCGATCCGTCTGGTGCCGAGCCTGTTTCTGCTCGCCATTGCGATCGGGACCGCACTGCTCAGCCTGCCGATTGCCACCGCAGACGGCGTGCGGGCGCCGTTCCTCACTGCGCTGTTCACCGCCACATCGGCCGTGGCAGTGACTGGGCTGGTGGTGGTCGATACCGGCTCCTATTGGTCGCCATTCGGACAGGTCGCGATCCTGCTGATGTTCCAGATCGGCGGGCTCGGGATCATGACGGCCGCGACGCTGTTCGGTATCATTGCCGGGCGCAGTTTCGGGCTGCACGAACGCCTCGCCACGCAAGTGGAGCGCGGGCGGCTGGAACGCGGCGATGCACTTTCGGTGCTGAAGCTCGTCATCGGCGTGACGCTGGCGGTGGAGGCGGCGGTTGCGCTGGTTCTCGCCATCCGCATGGCTGCGGCCTATGACATGGGCCTTGGCATGGCGCTGTGGAACGGGGTGTTCCATGCCGTCAGCGCCTTCAACAACGCCGGCTTTTCGACCCATGCCGACAGCGTGATGGGCTACCAGAGCGATCCGCTGATCCTCATCCCGATCATGGTGGCGATCACGCTCGGGGCCATCGGCTTTCCGGTGATGCAGGACCTGCGCGACAAGCGGTTCGACTGGCGGCGCTGGTCGCTCCATTCCAAGGTCACGATCTATGGCTCGGCGGCGCTGCTGGTGCTGGGCTTCGTCGCGATCCTGGCGATGGAGTGGAACAATGCGCAGACCCTCGGCCCGATGGCGCTGGGAGACAAGGCGCTGAACGCGGCGTTCCACTCGGTCATGCCGCGCACGGCGGGCTTCAACAGCCTCGATGTGGGCGCCTTCCGCGAATCGACCCTGATGGTGAACTACCTCCTGATGTTTATCGGCGGCGGCAGTGCGGGCACGGCGGGCGGGATCAAGGTGACGACCTTCATCGTCCTGTTCGCGATTGTGCTGGCCGAAGTGTTTGGCCGGCGCGATGTCGGGCTGTTCGGCCGCCGGTTCGGGCACGAGGTCGAGCGGCAGGCGCTGACCGTCACCGTGCTCGCCGCATCGTTGGTTTTCGCGGCGACCACCTATATCGTCTCGATCACTACCCTGCCGCTGGCCGAGGTGCTGTTCGAATGTATCTCGGCGTTCGCAACGGTCGGCATGTCGACCGGGATCACTGCCGATCTGCCACCGAGCGCGCAGGTCGTGATTGCGGCTCTGATGTTCATCGGCCGGGTCGGCATGATCACCTTTGCCACGGCGCTGGCAATCGGCAGCCATCCGCAGCTTTACCGCTATCCCAAGGAGAACCTCATTGTCGGCTGA
- a CDS encoding TrkA family potassium uptake protein, protein MSADMRKPVLVVGLGRFGGSVARRLASMGTEVMGVDCDPELVQDHAEHLTKVVEADCTDPAVLRQLGAGDFATAVVGIGTDVEASVLTVLALADMGITNIWAKASNANHARILERIGATHVVFPEERMGERVAHLLNERLLDFIAFDDEFAIARLSAPEPIIGLPLVTSACRKKYNVTVVGVKRAGEAFIHAVPDTIIFPDDELVVSGKIKDIERFSAI, encoded by the coding sequence TTGTCGGCTGATATGCGCAAACCCGTTCTGGTGGTGGGGCTTGGCCGGTTCGGCGGGTCGGTTGCCCGCCGGCTTGCCAGCATGGGCACCGAGGTGATGGGGGTCGATTGTGACCCCGAACTGGTGCAGGATCATGCCGAACACCTGACCAAGGTGGTCGAGGCGGATTGCACCGATCCTGCCGTGTTGCGCCAGCTGGGCGCGGGTGATTTCGCAACGGCAGTGGTCGGCATCGGCACCGACGTCGAAGCCAGCGTGCTGACGGTGCTGGCACTGGCGGACATGGGCATCACCAATATCTGGGCCAAGGCGAGCAACGCCAATCACGCCCGCATTCTGGAACGGATCGGCGCGACCCATGTGGTCTTCCCCGAGGAGCGCATGGGCGAGCGTGTGGCGCATCTGCTCAATGAACGGCTGCTCGACTTCATCGCCTTCGACGACGAATTCGCCATCGCCCGCCTCAGTGCGCCAGAGCCGATCATCGGTCTGCCGCTGGTCACCAGTGCGTGCCGCAAGAAGTACAATGTCACGGTTGTCGGCGTGAAACGCGCGGGCGAGGCGTTCATCCACGCGGTGCCCGACACGATCATCTTCCCCGATGACGAACTGGTGGTCTCGGGCAAGATCAAGGATATCGAACGCTTCTCGGCGATCTGA
- the mfd gene encoding transcription-repair coupling factor: MPDLNRILATREPLTLSSLPRGSLPLVLADLARAAQGIKGGQRAVFIAPDEAAMRVAGEAARFFAPEVEVIEFPAWDCLPYDRASPALSISAERLAALHRLQNPAASAQLLLTTVNAVLQRVLTPFRVRESVREFRVGTQIGHESLAALLTRQGYSRTDTVIDHGEFAVRGSIVDIFPSSLDNGLRLDFFGDELESLRLFDPATQRTVERIDSHLLLPASEALVDEDSIKRFRTRYREMFGAHATQDPLYEAVSDGRRLAGMEHWLPLFEERMASLFDHLAPHDLVVIDQSALGAAEERLSDITDYHEQRGRIASERKGSYRPLSPDALYLTRAEFDAGLAKAPAHRATGFAAEAGAGTIDFGFRSARDFSPERGRGENVYEAAAAHLKAVAKAGRKPLFAAYSTGSARRIASILEEAGAPTAVAESWQQGLGLAAKAKVAVVVLPLETGFAGEALELLTEQDVLGDRLVRRKKKRKDSDAFLAELQALSRGDLVVHVEHGIGRYLGLEAIPVGKSQHDCVALEYAGGDKLFIPVENIDVLTRYGSSEHAVALDRLGGEAWQRRRAKLKERITAIAGELMQVAAARALRQAPVLAAEDASLNQFVDRFPWAETEDQERAIGDVLGDLESGRPMDRLVCGDVGFGKTEVALRAAFVAAMAGQQVAVVAPTTLLARQHYQNFAERFAGFPLKVGRLSRLVSAKEAAETREGLESGQIDLVVGTHAILSKTTKFKNLGLVIVDEEQRFGVTHKEKLKQLRADVHVLTLTATPIPRTLQMAMSGLRELSTIQTPPVDRLAVRTYVMEWDDMVIREALLREHHRGGQSFIVVPRISDMADVEEWLRENVPEVKSVSAHGQMSPGEVEDRMGAFYDRKYDVLLSTTIVESGLDIPSANTIIIHRADRFGLAQLYQLRGRVGRAKLRAYAYLTHEKDVALSEVAQKRLKVLGDLDSLGAGFQLASHDLDIRGAGNLLGDEQSGHIREVGFELYQAMLEEAILAAKAGEMGLDRPSDKLTPQITVDAPIMIPEDYVPDLTVRMALYRRLNQAEGQNEIESLAAEMIDRFGDLPQATKNLIRLIEIKHQAITANIAKIDVGARGTLVAFYKDDFPDPAGLIAYVARLNEGGKDTAKLRPDMKLVINRAWGDPLSRLNGLFQLTKGLSGIVKKAAKAKKAA, encoded by the coding sequence ATGCCCGATCTGAACCGCATCCTTGCCACCCGTGAGCCGCTGACCCTGTCCTCGCTGCCGCGCGGGAGCCTGCCGCTGGTGCTGGCCGATCTCGCGCGCGCGGCGCAGGGGATAAAGGGCGGGCAGCGCGCGGTGTTCATCGCGCCCGATGAAGCGGCGATGCGCGTGGCGGGAGAGGCTGCGCGCTTCTTCGCGCCCGAAGTCGAGGTGATCGAGTTTCCGGCATGGGACTGCCTGCCCTATGACCGCGCCAGCCCTGCGCTCTCGATCAGTGCCGAGCGGCTGGCCGCGCTGCACCGATTGCAGAACCCGGCCGCCTCGGCGCAATTGCTGCTCACCACCGTCAACGCCGTGCTCCAGCGCGTGCTCACGCCGTTCCGTGTGCGCGAATCCGTGCGCGAGTTTCGTGTCGGCACGCAGATCGGGCACGAGAGCCTTGCCGCGCTGCTCACCCGGCAGGGCTACAGCCGCACCGACACGGTAATCGATCACGGCGAATTCGCGGTGCGCGGGTCGATCGTCGACATCTTCCCCTCCTCGCTCGACAATGGCCTGCGGCTCGATTTCTTCGGCGACGAGCTGGAGAGCCTGCGCCTGTTCGATCCCGCCACCCAGCGCACGGTGGAACGGATCGACAGCCACCTGCTGCTACCCGCGTCCGAAGCGCTGGTGGACGAGGACAGCATCAAGCGTTTCCGCACCCGCTACCGCGAAATGTTCGGCGCCCATGCCACGCAAGACCCGCTCTACGAGGCCGTGTCGGACGGGCGCAGGCTGGCGGGGATGGAGCACTGGCTGCCGCTGTTCGAGGAGCGGATGGCGAGCCTGTTCGATCACCTTGCGCCCCATGATCTGGTCGTGATCGACCAGAGCGCGCTGGGCGCGGCGGAGGAGCGGCTTTCGGATATCACCGATTATCACGAACAGCGCGGCCGCATCGCCAGCGAGCGCAAGGGAAGCTACCGACCGCTCTCGCCGGACGCGCTCTATCTCACCCGCGCCGAATTCGATGCGGGCCTCGCCAAGGCCCCGGCCCACCGCGCCACCGGCTTTGCCGCCGAAGCGGGCGCTGGCACGATCGATTTCGGCTTCCGTTCGGCCCGCGATTTCTCGCCTGAACGCGGGCGGGGCGAGAACGTCTACGAAGCCGCCGCCGCACACTTGAAGGCGGTTGCCAAGGCGGGCCGCAAGCCGCTGTTCGCCGCCTATTCCACCGGCAGCGCGCGGCGCATCGCCTCGATCCTAGAAGAGGCCGGCGCGCCGACCGCTGTGGCGGAAAGCTGGCAGCAGGGTCTCGGCCTTGCTGCAAAAGCCAAGGTCGCGGTGGTGGTGCTGCCGCTCGAGACGGGCTTTGCGGGCGAGGCGCTCGAACTCCTCACCGAGCAGGACGTACTCGGTGACCGGCTGGTGCGGCGCAAGAAGAAGCGCAAGGATTCCGACGCTTTCCTCGCCGAACTTCAGGCGCTGTCGCGCGGCGATCTGGTGGTCCATGTCGAACACGGCATCGGGCGCTATCTGGGCCTCGAAGCCATTCCAGTCGGCAAGAGCCAGCACGATTGCGTCGCGCTCGAATATGCGGGCGGCGACAAGCTTTTCATTCCAGTCGAGAACATCGACGTCCTAACGCGCTACGGCTCGTCCGAACACGCCGTCGCGCTTGACCGGCTGGGCGGCGAGGCATGGCAGCGCCGCCGCGCCAAGCTCAAGGAGCGCATCACCGCGATTGCCGGCGAGCTGATGCAGGTCGCCGCCGCGCGCGCCTTGCGGCAGGCGCCTGTGCTGGCGGCGGAGGATGCCAGCCTCAACCAGTTCGTCGACCGCTTCCCCTGGGCCGAGACCGAGGATCAGGAACGCGCCATCGGCGATGTGCTGGGTGACCTCGAAAGCGGCCGGCCGATGGACCGGCTCGTCTGCGGCGACGTTGGCTTCGGCAAGACCGAAGTCGCTCTGCGCGCCGCATTCGTTGCCGCCATGGCCGGCCAACAGGTTGCCGTCGTCGCCCCCACCACGCTGCTCGCCCGGCAGCACTACCAGAACTTTGCCGAGCGTTTCGCGGGTTTTCCCCTGAAGGTCGGCCGCCTCTCGCGCCTTGTCAGCGCCAAGGAAGCCGCCGAGACCCGAGAGGGACTGGAAAGCGGGCAGATCGATCTTGTGGTCGGCACCCATGCGATCCTGTCCAAGACCACGAAGTTCAAGAACCTCGGCCTGGTGATCGTCGACGAGGAGCAGCGGTTCGGCGTCACCCACAAGGAAAAGCTGAAGCAGCTGCGCGCCGACGTCCACGTCCTCACCCTCACCGCCACGCCGATCCCGCGCACGTTGCAGATGGCGATGAGCGGCCTGCGCGAACTCTCCACCATCCAGACCCCGCCGGTCGATCGCCTTGCGGTGCGCACCTATGTGATGGAGTGGGACGACATGGTGATCCGCGAGGCGCTGCTGCGCGAACATCACCGCGGCGGGCAGAGCTTCATCGTCGTGCCGCGCATCTCGGACATGGCCGATGTCGAGGAATGGCTGCGCGAAAACGTTCCGGAAGTGAAGTCCGTCTCCGCCCACGGGCAGATGAGCCCCGGCGAGGTCGAGGACCGGATGGGTGCCTTCTACGATCGCAAGTATGACGTGCTGCTCTCGACCACGATCGTCGAAAGCGGGCTCGACATTCCCTCCGCCAACACCATCATCATCCACCGCGCCGACCGCTTCGGCCTCGCCCAGCTCTACCAGCTGCGCGGGCGCGTGGGCCGGGCCAAGCTGCGCGCCTATGCCTATCTCACCCACGAGAAGGACGTGGCGCTTTCGGAAGTGGCCCAGAAGCGGCTGAAGGTGCTGGGCGATCTCGACAGCCTTGGCGCAGGCTTCCAGCTGGCGAGCCACGATCTCGACATTCGCGGCGCGGGCAACCTGCTGGGCGACGAGCAATCGGGCCATATCCGCGAAGTCGGCTTCGAGCTCTATCAGGCAATGCTGGAGGAGGCGATTCTGGCGGCCAAGGCGGGCGAGATGGGTTTGGATCGCCCCTCGGACAAGCTCACCCCGCAGATCACGGTCGATGCGCCGATCATGATCCCGGAGGACTACGTCCCCGATCTCACTGTGCGCATGGCGCTCTATCGCCGATTGAACCAGGCCGAGGGGCAGAACGAGATCGAGAGCCTTGCTGCCGAAATGATCGACCGCTTCGGCGATCTGCCGCAAGCCACCAAGAACCTCATCCGCCTCATCGAGATCAAGCATCAGGCGATCACCGCCAATATCGCCAAGATCGATGTGGGCGCGCGCGGCACGCTGGTGGCGTTCTACAAGGACGACTTCCCCGATCCGGCAGGCCTCATCGCCTATGTCGCGCGCCTCAACGAAGGCGGCAAGGATACCGCCAAGCTGCGCCCTGACATGAAGCTGGTGATCAACCGTGCCTGGGGCGATCCGCTCAGCCGTTTGAACGGGCTGTTCCAGCTGACCAAGGGGCTCTCGGGGATCGTGAAGAAAGCCGCAAAAGCGAAGAAGGCGGCGTAA
- a CDS encoding succinate dehydrogenase assembly factor 2, which yields MSDTPSFAQRLARAKFRAWHRGTREADYMIGGFYDRYHANWAEAELAWFEALLDEDDVDVMAWALGTAVPPAHIAGDLLTVMQKLDYVDIPR from the coding sequence ATGAGTGACACGCCCTCCTTTGCCCAGCGCCTCGCCCGCGCCAAGTTCCGCGCCTGGCACCGCGGCACGCGCGAGGCCGATTACATGATCGGCGGCTTCTATGACCGCTATCATGCCAATTGGGCCGAGGCGGAACTCGCATGGTTCGAAGCGCTGCTCGATGAAGACGATGTCGATGTCATGGCCTGGGCGCTCGGCACCGCCGTGCCGCCGGCGCATATCGCGGGCGATCTGCTGACGGTGATGCAGAAGCTCGATTACGTCGACATTCCGCGCTAG